The sequence below is a genomic window from Asticcacaulis sp. AND118.
GGACTGTCCGCGCTCCAGCGTCGGGCAAGGTGATCAAGGCGGAAATACCCGCAGGTTCAGTCGTCATGCCTGGCCAGTCTATTGCCACTGTCACCGCCGGGCCGCGCATTGTGCGCCTGACCTTACCTGAACAGCAGGCCCGCAGCCTGGTTTTGGGCCAGACGGTAAGCCTTGAAGCCAACGGAATCGCAGCAACCGGCACCGTCAGCCAGGTCTATCCCGCCATCGACAATGGCCAGGTGGTGGCCGACATCACCCCACAGGGGCTCGATGATTTGTTGCTGGGCGAGCGCGTGGTGACCTCACTGAGCTTGGGGCAGCGGCAGGGCATAAAGGTGCCCGCCACCTATGTCACGACCCGCTATGGCCTTGACTATGTCCGGCTTGTCACCGCCGACCGGAAGGTCAGCGAAGTACCAGTACAGACCGCGCCTTTGGATGGCCAGTCTGTCGAAATTCTGAGCGGGCTGAAGGACGGCGATACCCTGGCTCCCTATGGAGCCGCCCAATGAGCGAAACGCCTGACGCCCCGAAGCTGGGCCTGTCCGGTCGCCTGACGCAGGCGACTCTGCATTCCCCCCTGACGCCTCTGGCTCTCCTGGTCGCGATCTTTGTCGGCCTGATGGCCGTCATGTCTATCCCGCGCGAGGAAGAGCCGCAGATTTCGGTCCCCATGGTCGACATCATGGTCCAGGCGGCGGGCCTGAAAGCCAATGACGCCAAGGAACTGGTCGCCAAGCCGCTGGAAACTATCGTCAA
It includes:
- a CDS encoding efflux RND transporter periplasmic adaptor subunit — its product is MTRASALALILLLAVPVGLTACSEGHDKASVAAAPEAIGDILTVQTGEIDDVKRVAATLTTRDMGEAVARIGGVLVTLNVREGDTVTKGQVIGVVRDQRLNFEASAYEAVAIQAEADYNRTKGLYDKGIYAKARLEQAEAQYKSAKAQRSAAYELAGQGTVRAPASGKVIKAEIPAGSVVMPGQSIATVTAGPRIVRLTLPEQQARSLVLGQTVSLEANGIAATGTVSQVYPAIDNGQVVADITPQGLDDLLLGERVVTSLSLGQRQGIKVPATYVTTRYGLDYVRLVTADRKVSEVPVQTAPLDGQSVEILSGLKDGDTLAPYGAAQ